The Nostoc commune NIES-4072 genome includes a window with the following:
- a CDS encoding anti-sigma factor antagonist (This anti-anti-sigma factor, or anti-sigma factor antagonist, belongs to a family that includes characterized members SpoIIAA, RsbV, RsfA, and RsfB.) has translation MAFNATLETSKGIAKITLAGELDSISAPIFQKEVENAATEHPRHLVLMMQDLEYISSAGLRVLIFIKQKMGVDTDIYVVGIQEMVLDTLEKTGFDQSVILVDEYDQDKIAKV, from the coding sequence ATGGCTTTCAACGCAACACTAGAAACAAGCAAGGGTATCGCTAAAATTACTTTAGCTGGAGAGTTGGATTCAATTTCTGCACCAATTTTCCAAAAAGAGGTAGAAAATGCAGCTACGGAACATCCAAGACATCTCGTTCTAATGATGCAAGACCTAGAATATATATCCAGTGCAGGTCTGCGGGTACTCATATTCATTAAGCAAAAGATGGGTGTTGATACTGACATCTATGTTGTTGGCATTCAGGAGATGGTATTAGACACCCTTGAGAAAACTGGATTTGACCAAAGTGTGATTTTGGTGGATGAATATGACCAAGACAAGATAGCAAAAGTCTAA
- a CDS encoding multicopper oxidase family protein, with translation MLTRRQLILASTGIGAGFLISEIFKAKKSYAVLPEISKFTEPLPISFASAAPSSLVIAPSSHSFHKDLGAGATWGYNGADYLGPTFEITRGTPLQLTAHNNLGTHPFANSLDLRLHGIQESDKTNPRLSLHLHGSNTEAKSDGYPTNTFTPGQSYVYNFNNNQEAATLWYHDHTLGMTSLNVMAGLAGVYLIRDVDDPVGGNGPLGIPAGPPYEIPLVLQDRLFNPDGSLFYPPAPWTPEFLGNVATVNGKAWPNLNVERTIYRFRIVNGSNARTYHLKLSSNQPIIQIGTDGGMLNTPVELSRLLLAPGERADVLIDFSKNLPGEKIVWQNDATSPFPFGRANAVFNLSFPLPEIMQFTVKAGAANPKPIPQTLRLHKPLIKPIANKPVRQRFLTLGEIVGPLGPLVLLQNFIYWDEAENYPELMERPKVDTVEQWNIINLQPVAHPVHLHLVFFQILNRQKINLTRYLKSYLTTTGSPRQVRTHHIPLGGPTVPANYPPPDPTPFAVAPPRPPAPNESGWKDTVLVYPGEVTRLIVPFGAQAAENLPFGNSFTGRYVWHCHMLDHEDNEMMLPYEVVP, from the coding sequence ATGTTAACTAGAAGGCAATTAATACTAGCAAGTACAGGGATTGGAGCAGGATTTCTCATTTCTGAGATATTTAAGGCGAAGAAAAGCTATGCCGTTTTACCGGAAATATCAAAATTTACCGAACCTCTGCCAATTTCATTTGCTAGTGCTGCACCTAGTAGTTTGGTAATCGCACCGAGTTCACATTCCTTTCATAAGGATTTAGGTGCAGGGGCTACTTGGGGCTACAACGGGGCTGACTACCTTGGCCCGACTTTCGAGATCACCAGGGGTACACCGCTACAACTAACTGCACACAACAACCTTGGAACCCATCCCTTTGCCAACTCTCTGGACTTGAGATTGCACGGCATACAAGAGTCTGACAAAACCAACCCACGTTTGTCATTGCACCTCCACGGCAGCAATACCGAAGCAAAAAGTGACGGTTATCCAACGAACACATTTACGCCGGGACAGAGCTATGTATACAATTTTAATAACAATCAGGAAGCGGCAACGCTCTGGTATCATGACCATACGCTCGGTATGACTAGCCTGAACGTCATGGCTGGATTGGCTGGAGTATACCTGATTAGAGATGTTGATGATCCTGTAGGTGGTAACGGGCCCCTCGGTATTCCCGCAGGGCCTCCCTATGAGATACCGTTAGTGCTGCAAGACCGCTTATTCAACCCAGATGGTTCACTGTTCTATCCCCCAGCTCCGTGGACACCTGAGTTTTTGGGTAATGTTGCTACAGTTAATGGCAAAGCTTGGCCAAATTTGAATGTTGAGCGCACCATTTATCGTTTCCGGATTGTTAATGGCTCAAATGCTCGCACCTACCACCTCAAACTGTCATCAAACCAGCCAATTATCCAAATTGGCACTGATGGAGGAATGCTCAACACTCCTGTAGAATTGTCTAGGCTACTGCTTGCTCCTGGTGAGCGTGCTGACGTGCTGATCGACTTCTCCAAAAATCTGCCAGGAGAAAAGATTGTCTGGCAAAATGATGCTACTTCACCCTTTCCTTTTGGCAGAGCTAACGCCGTCTTCAATCTAAGTTTCCCACTGCCTGAAATCATGCAGTTTACAGTAAAAGCGGGTGCTGCCAATCCTAAGCCTATACCTCAAACACTGCGATTACATAAACCACTCATCAAACCAATTGCCAATAAACCAGTGCGGCAGCGTTTCTTGACGCTTGGAGAGATCGTCGGGCCACTTGGGCCACTAGTCTTGCTGCAAAACTTTATCTACTGGGATGAGGCCGAGAACTACCCAGAATTAATGGAGCGTCCGAAGGTAGATACGGTAGAGCAGTGGAATATTATTAACCTTCAGCCAGTTGCCCACCCAGTTCACCTGCACCTAGTTTTCTTCCAAATCCTGAATCGACAAAAGATTAATCTGACTCGATATCTGAAATCATATCTTACTACTACTGGTTCTCCTCGCCAGGTAAGAACACACCACATACCATTAGGAGGACCAACAGTGCCAGCTAATTATCCACCGCCAGACCCTACACCCTTTGCAGTTGCTCCACCAAGACCGCCAGCACCAAACGAGTCTGGGTGGAAGGATACGGTATTAGTATACCCTGGTGAGGTTACTCGCCTGATTGTTCCCTTTGGGGCCCAAGCTGCGGAAAACTTGCCTTTCGGCAATTCGTTCACCGGACGTTACGTATGGCATTGCCATATGCTCGACCATGAAGACAACGAGATGATGTTGCCCTACGAGGTAGTACCTTAA
- a CDS encoding ATP-binding protein, translating to MESLTVFGTLSSLGMIAKYAKEAAAVAGLDKKASYNLRLAVEEIATNIIVYGYQETGREGVLDLRVSIDEQALSLFIEDTSEPFNPFQKLNVEEEQINLPIEQRPIGGLGLYLAIHGVDKFFYERIGDRNRNILVVNLPTGV from the coding sequence ATGGAATCTTTAACGGTATTTGGAACACTAAGCTCTTTGGGAATGATCGCCAAATATGCGAAGGAAGCAGCCGCAGTTGCTGGACTAGATAAAAAAGCCTCCTATAACCTTCGCTTGGCAGTGGAAGAAATCGCCACTAATATCATTGTTTACGGCTATCAGGAAACGGGTCGTGAAGGGGTACTAGATTTGCGCGTGAGTATCGACGAGCAAGCCCTGTCCCTATTTATTGAGGATACCAGTGAACCCTTTAACCCGTTCCAGAAATTGAATGTGGAGGAAGAACAGATAAACTTGCCAATAGAACAGCGACCTATTGGCGGACTGGGATTGTATCTGGCGATTCATGGCGTTGATAAATTCTTCTATGAACGTATTGGAGACCGGAATCGAAACATTTTAGTGGTGAATTTACCAACTGGAGTTTAG
- a CDS encoding relaxase/mobilization nuclease domain-containing protein yields the protein MKMTIEELKIPNFELIQTLFPEKILANSSFIDISLPPLQIIQEFKTLSKTRPKLRNLGIYTIISLKNTYIQLNQESCRKIVDQYIHGVGWHDLQYICFLDVQSSNIYIHIIFNRVTPQGKLMDIKCLGANWQQYEVLRQSCSLIIDNPVHNKYLQRRFCNCCG from the coding sequence ATGAAAATGACTATTGAAGAATTGAAAATTCCTAATTTTGAACTAATCCAAACACTATTTCCAGAAAAAATTTTAGCGAATAGTAGTTTTATTGATATTAGTCTGCCTCCCCTTCAAATTATTCAGGAGTTTAAGACTTTATCTAAAACTAGACCAAAGCTGAGAAATTTGGGCATATATACTATCATCAGCTTAAAAAACACTTACATTCAACTAAATCAAGAATCTTGCCGGAAAATTGTTGACCAATATATTCACGGTGTCGGCTGGCATGATTTGCAGTATATCTGTTTTTTAGATGTTCAATCTAGCAATATTTATATTCATATTATTTTTAATCGCGTTACACCCCAAGGTAAGCTCATGGATATCAAATGCTTAGGGGCTAACTGGCAACAATATGAGGTTCTGCGCCAATCTTGTTCTCTCATCATCGACAACCCTGTTCATAACAAATATTTGCAAAGACGATTTTGCAACTGTTGCGGTTAG
- a CDS encoding ISAs1 family transposase, with protein MPIGFENKKSKTKASFAPSIDSKDITTKFQEYFTQIKDPRVERTRYHLLTDIITIAILAVIAGASGWEDIEEYGINKQEWLKTFLQLPFGIPSPDTFRRVFERINPKEFEQCFREWVQSLIEKLGVEVVAIDGKTHRGSYDRESQLKALHTVSAWSSEHRLVLGQTKVSDKSNEITAIPALLEMLDISGCIITIDAMGTQKSIAQKIIAAGSDYILSLKDNHPTLHQQVKNWFEIAQSLGFKDVDVNVSQRVEKGHHRVENRQVYTVPVSKLPALHEQDLWTSLTTVVMVVRSIQHWNQTTHEVQFYITSLACDAHKIGSAIRQHWGIENSVHWTLDVTFNEDECRIRSLHSPQNFALLRRIALNALERETSFHRSIRQKSRRAAMNDQYMVSVLATALPNSTLS; from the coding sequence ATGCCAATAGGATTTGAGAACAAGAAAAGCAAAACCAAAGCATCTTTTGCACCTAGCATAGATAGTAAAGACATTACCACTAAGTTTCAGGAATACTTCACACAAATAAAAGACCCCAGAGTGGAAAGGACAAGATATCATTTACTCACAGATATCATCACCATAGCGATTTTGGCAGTAATAGCAGGAGCGTCAGGTTGGGAAGATATTGAAGAGTATGGAATCAATAAACAGGAGTGGTTGAAAACATTTTTACAACTACCATTTGGGATACCCAGCCCCGATACTTTTAGGAGGGTGTTTGAAAGAATTAACCCAAAAGAATTTGAGCAATGTTTTCGGGAGTGGGTACAATCATTAATTGAGAAATTGGGAGTAGAAGTAGTAGCCATAGATGGCAAAACTCATAGAGGCTCATATGATCGGGAATCTCAGCTAAAAGCTTTACATACGGTCAGTGCCTGGTCGAGTGAACACCGTCTGGTCTTGGGACAAACAAAGGTCAGTGACAAATCCAATGAAATCACCGCAATTCCAGCACTGTTAGAAATGCTAGACATATCTGGCTGCATCATCACAATTGATGCAATGGGTACACAAAAATCGATTGCCCAGAAAATCATCGCGGCTGGTTCTGATTACATTTTGAGCCTGAAAGATAATCACCCTACGCTGCATCAACAAGTGAAAAATTGGTTTGAAATAGCACAATCTCTTGGGTTTAAAGATGTTGATGTGAATGTTAGTCAACGGGTAGAAAAAGGGCATCACCGAGTCGAAAATCGTCAGGTTTACACCGTGCCAGTGTCAAAACTTCCTGCACTTCATGAACAAGATTTGTGGACTAGTTTGACAACAGTAGTTATGGTAGTGCGTTCGATTCAGCATTGGAATCAGACTACCCATGAGGTGCAATTTTATATTACTAGTCTCGCCTGCGATGCTCACAAGATTGGTAGTGCAATTCGACAGCACTGGGGTATTGAAAATTCTGTTCATTGGACATTAGATGTCACTTTTAATGAAGATGAATGTCGAATTCGTTCTCTGCACAGCCCACAGAATTTTGCTTTACTACGTCGGATTGCTCTCAATGCCTTAGAACGAGAAACATCTTTTCATCGCAGTATCCGCCAAAAATCACGGCGAGCCGCGATGAATGATCAGTATATGGTTTCTGTCTTAGCGACGGCTCTCCCAAACTCAACACTCTCCTAG
- the glgX gene encoding glycogen debranching protein GlgX — translation MELERIDIHPTHTYGNFKLRVGRPLSPGATLVPGGVNFSIYSRYAKSCTLVLFKKNAPEPMAEILFPKEFRIGNVYSMIVFDLDYENIEYGYRMDGPFNPSEGHWFDSGKILLDPYAKVISGRDIWGETPDWNNIYQHRGRLAFDDFDWENDCPLEIPPEDQIIYEMHVRSFTRHPSSGVKHPGTFAAIREKISYLKELGINSVELMPIYEFDEFENSRPNPQTGELLMNYWGYSTVGFFAPKAGYAATGKFGMQVDELKTLVKELHKNGIEVILDVVFNHTAEGNEHGPTISFRGIDNQTYYMLTPDGYYFNFSGTGNTLNCNNPVVRHMVLDCLRYWAAEYHIDGFRFDLASILGRDPWGAPMANPPLLEALAFDPILAKCKLIAEAWDAGGLYQVGSFPAFGRWAEWNGKYRDGIRKFLKGEPGRVGDMAQRLQGSPDLYAWAGRAPATSINFITCHDGFTLADLVSFNHKHNEANGENNNDGGNDNDSWNCGAEGWTDDPSINALRQRQIKNAVAILMVSQGVPMILMGDEVARSQKGNNNAYCHDNQLNWMDWTLLESNKDLFQFFKHCIAFRNAHPVLRNSWHFRNQDYVGSDYADITWHGIQAWNADWSDSSRTLAFMLCGKHAKEGTVDDNYIYVAMNMHHQANWFEIPGLPNSMKWHVFANTGVTPPLDCWKPGTEPVLENQYGLLMGDRSVVILVGK, via the coding sequence ATGGAGCTAGAAAGAATAGACATTCATCCAACCCACACCTACGGCAACTTCAAGCTGCGTGTCGGTCGTCCATTGTCCCCTGGAGCTACTTTAGTGCCGGGAGGAGTTAATTTCTCGATATATTCACGGTATGCTAAATCCTGTACCTTAGTGCTATTCAAAAAGAATGCCCCGGAACCGATGGCGGAAATTCTCTTTCCGAAAGAGTTTCGGATTGGAAATGTCTATAGCATGATCGTATTTGACTTGGATTACGAAAATATTGAATACGGCTACCGCATGGACGGGCCTTTCAACCCTAGTGAAGGTCACTGGTTTGATTCTGGTAAAATTCTTCTAGACCCCTACGCTAAAGTCATCAGTGGTAGGGATATTTGGGGAGAAACGCCTGACTGGAATAACATCTACCAACATCGAGGGCGTCTTGCCTTTGACGATTTTGACTGGGAAAATGACTGTCCTCTGGAAATCCCACCGGAGGATCAGATTATTTATGAGATGCACGTCCGCAGCTTTACCCGTCATCCTTCCTCTGGAGTCAAGCATCCAGGAACATTTGCTGCTATCCGCGAAAAAATTTCCTATCTCAAAGAGCTAGGCATCAACAGTGTTGAACTGATGCCTATCTATGAATTCGATGAATTTGAAAACAGTCGCCCTAACCCGCAAACCGGGGAACTGTTAATGAATTATTGGGGTTATAGTACCGTCGGCTTCTTTGCTCCCAAGGCTGGCTATGCGGCTACAGGCAAATTCGGGATGCAAGTTGATGAACTCAAAACCCTAGTTAAAGAATTACATAAAAATGGCATTGAGGTAATTCTGGATGTTGTCTTCAACCATACGGCGGAAGGAAACGAGCATGGCCCGACAATTTCGTTCCGGGGGATCGACAACCAAACCTACTACATGCTAACGCCGGATGGGTACTACTTTAACTTCAGTGGCACTGGTAACACGCTCAACTGTAACAACCCAGTTGTTCGCCATATGGTGCTTGATTGTCTGCGCTACTGGGCCGCTGAGTATCACATCGACGGCTTCCGATTTGACCTAGCTTCGATTCTCGGTCGTGACCCTTGGGGTGCGCCAATGGCTAACCCGCCTTTGCTAGAAGCTTTGGCATTTGACCCAATTCTGGCAAAATGCAAACTCATTGCTGAGGCTTGGGATGCAGGGGGTCTCTACCAAGTTGGTTCCTTCCCAGCTTTTGGCCGCTGGGCTGAGTGGAACGGCAAGTATCGCGACGGCATTCGCAAATTCCTCAAAGGAGAGCCAGGTCGGGTAGGAGATATGGCACAGCGACTACAAGGTTCACCAGACTTGTATGCTTGGGCAGGTCGTGCGCCAGCCACATCAATTAATTTCATCACTTGTCACGACGGTTTTACCCTCGCCGACCTAGTTTCTTTTAACCACAAGCACAACGAGGCTAACGGGGAAAATAACAACGACGGTGGCAATGATAACGACAGCTGGAACTGTGGGGCAGAAGGATGGACGGACGATCCGAGTATCAATGCTCTGCGGCAGCGACAGATCAAAAATGCCGTGGCTATCTTAATGGTCAGCCAGGGAGTGCCAATGATCCTCATGGGCGATGAGGTGGCCCGAAGTCAAAAAGGCAACAACAATGCCTATTGCCACGACAATCAACTTAACTGGATGGACTGGACGCTGTTGGAGTCCAATAAAGACTTATTTCAGTTTTTCAAACACTGCATCGCCTTTCGCAACGCTCACCCAGTACTGAGAAATTCGTGGCACTTCCGTAATCAAGACTATGTAGGTAGTGATTATGCTGATATCACCTGGCATGGCATCCAAGCATGGAATGCTGACTGGTCTGACTCCAGTCGCACTCTCGCTTTTATGCTTTGTGGAAAGCACGCAAAGGAGGGTACTGTTGACGACAATTACATTTACGTAGCTATGAATATGCATCATCAAGCTAACTGGTTTGAAATTCCAGGATTGCCAAATTCAATGAAGTGGCATGTGTTTGCCAACACTGGTGTCACTCCACCATTGGATTGTTGGAAACCTGGCACGGAACCTGTGCTGGAGAATCAGTACGGATTACTCATGGGCGATCGCTCTGTAGTCATTCTGGTTGGTAAATGA
- a CDS encoding PP2C family protein-serine/threonine phosphatase, producing the protein MIENNHQSKEEQLIAELELLRREVAELKTEKAAFETQTELLEHLVAMARCSFCEEMLKATLQETVHVSSKLSGAEKGSLFLFNSNGVVTDSILTQEEDACQIGSILDKGLPGWLAGWVFHHHKVGLITDTETDDRWLIQPNQPYSVRSALAVPILRDDELLGIITLLHQEPGQFSPETAYLMQVAAHQIALVLENARLYRKLEESYQSLNNAKLAIEAYSEALDSELEKGRQIQRDFLPREIPQLPNWEIATCFYPARQVGGDFYDAFMLPGDYLGIVIADVCDKGVGAALFMALFRSLIRVFSGQTNLDGLSIIGRDEGLDCLIDPLVITDFNQINALKAVALTNNYIAQEHGEMNMFATLFFGVLNPANGCLTYINAGHEPLFIVGDSGVKKSLKSTGPVVGIMPNIKFKIQQVHLEPGDILIGYTDGVTEARAPSREFFSNKRLLSLLNQKAFSAYDLLEDIKTNLFTHIDNAQQFDDITMLAVRRISIT; encoded by the coding sequence ATGATTGAAAACAATCATCAATCTAAAGAAGAACAATTAATCGCAGAATTGGAACTGCTGCGCCGAGAGGTAGCTGAACTCAAAACAGAAAAAGCTGCTTTTGAGACTCAAACAGAACTACTTGAGCATTTGGTGGCGATGGCACGCTGTTCATTTTGTGAAGAAATGCTAAAAGCCACCTTACAAGAAACTGTACATGTCTCCAGCAAGTTAAGCGGCGCCGAGAAAGGTAGTCTGTTTTTATTCAATAGCAACGGTGTTGTTACTGACAGCATCCTGACGCAAGAGGAAGACGCTTGCCAGATCGGCAGTATTTTGGACAAGGGACTCCCTGGCTGGCTGGCTGGCTGGGTGTTCCACCACCATAAAGTGGGATTAATTACCGACACCGAAACTGACGATCGCTGGCTGATACAACCCAATCAGCCTTACAGTGTTCGTTCAGCCTTGGCTGTTCCCATTCTCAGGGATGATGAGTTACTAGGCATTATCACTCTGTTGCACCAAGAGCCTGGACAATTTAGCCCTGAAACCGCCTATTTGATGCAGGTGGCTGCCCACCAAATAGCCCTAGTCCTAGAAAATGCCCGACTTTATCGGAAACTAGAAGAATCTTACCAATCATTAAACAACGCAAAACTTGCGATCGAAGCCTATTCAGAAGCCCTCGACTCTGAACTAGAAAAGGGTAGGCAGATTCAGCGAGATTTTCTACCTAGAGAAATCCCACAGCTACCAAATTGGGAGATTGCAACTTGTTTCTATCCTGCTCGTCAGGTAGGTGGCGACTTCTATGACGCTTTTATGCTCCCCGGTGACTACTTAGGTATAGTGATTGCTGATGTCTGTGATAAAGGTGTGGGTGCAGCACTATTTATGGCTTTATTTCGCAGCTTAATCCGAGTCTTTTCTGGACAAACCAACTTGGACGGATTGTCGATAATTGGCAGAGACGAGGGCTTGGATTGTTTGATAGACCCCCTAGTCATAACCGACTTTAACCAAATCAACGCCTTGAAGGCCGTTGCCCTCACAAATAACTACATCGCCCAAGAACACGGTGAGATGAATATGTTTGCTACACTCTTTTTTGGAGTGCTAAATCCTGCAAACGGCTGTTTGACTTACATCAATGCTGGACATGAACCTCTTTTTATCGTCGGTGACTCTGGGGTAAAGAAAAGTCTCAAATCCACCGGACCAGTGGTGGGAATAATGCCCAACATCAAATTTAAAATTCAGCAGGTTCATCTGGAACCGGGAGATATCTTAATTGGCTATACCGACGGTGTAACAGAAGCTCGTGCCCCTAGCCGTGAATTCTTTTCTAACAAACGATTGCTATCACTGCTGAATCAGAAAGCCTTTTCAGCCTATGACTTACTAGAAGACATCAAAACTAATTTGTTTACTCACATTGACAACGCCCAACAATTTGATGACATTACCATGTTGGCTGTGCGGCGGATCAGCATAACCTAA